Proteins from one Staphylococcus saprophyticus subsp. saprophyticus ATCC 15305 = NCTC 7292 genomic window:
- a CDS encoding putative hydro-lyase — protein sequence MNIQDAQPSTLREMIKQGKLTGHTSGMAKGYVQANVVILPSKCAYDFLLFCFRNPKTCPLLDVSEKGNKSFTKYGVTADISTEVAAYRIYQYGELIETRANVDDLYTDDMVSFLIGCSFTFEHALLEAGIPIRHLEENHNVPMYVTNIPANPSGQFKGNITVSMRPMTMTQAIKATEITTRFKNVHGTPIHIGNPTEIGITDLALPDFGEPVTINENEVPVFWGCGVTPQSVALDAKPDLMITHAPGHMFITDIPDSQLSD from the coding sequence TTGAACATACAAGATGCGCAACCTAGCACTTTAAGAGAAATGATTAAACAAGGGAAACTAACTGGTCACACAAGCGGGATGGCAAAAGGCTATGTACAAGCTAACGTAGTCATACTTCCATCTAAATGTGCTTATGATTTTTTACTATTCTGTTTTAGAAATCCCAAAACATGTCCACTCTTGGACGTATCTGAAAAAGGAAATAAATCATTTACAAAATACGGTGTAACTGCAGACATTAGCACTGAAGTAGCTGCTTACCGTATTTATCAATATGGTGAACTCATTGAAACACGCGCCAATGTGGACGATTTATATACTGATGATATGGTTAGCTTTTTAATAGGCTGTAGTTTTACATTCGAACATGCTTTATTGGAAGCAGGCATACCGATTCGACATTTAGAAGAAAATCACAATGTCCCTATGTATGTAACTAATATACCTGCTAATCCAAGTGGGCAATTTAAAGGTAACATTACAGTGAGTATGAGACCCATGACCATGACACAAGCAATTAAAGCTACAGAAATTACGACGCGTTTTAAAAATGTCCACGGGACACCTATTCACATTGGTAATCCTACAGAGATAGGTATCACAGACCTTGCTCTACCAGATTTCGGTGAACCCGTTACTATTAATGAAAATGAAGTTCCTGTATTTTGGGGATGTGGTGTAACGCCTCAGTCAGTTGCACTAGATGCTAAACCCGATTTAATGATTACACATGCACCAGGTCATATGTTTATTACAGATATACCAGATAGTCAATTAAGCGATTAG
- a CDS encoding DUF4064 domain-containing protein, translating to MKRTAEKILIWIGIILQFILIFLMAIVAPFFNDVSVKNELIEVINQSNIYNQNASQMDPANIVDLVSNLFILALIVVIVCTVIAIIFAILTNKLSKFVGIIFILLGLVTVLTLNWITAILWLVAGILLLVRKKQKSYDRYQPAKGNRKKEQAKHHHNNQKRNTETTYHEEDDHKSEEQDKAPTQLSRKARYKK from the coding sequence ATGAAAAGGACTGCTGAAAAAATACTCATATGGATTGGTATTATTCTACAATTTATTTTAATTTTTTTAATGGCCATCGTTGCACCATTTTTTAATGATGTCAGTGTGAAAAATGAGTTAATAGAAGTAATAAACCAGAGTAATATTTATAATCAAAATGCATCACAGATGGATCCAGCTAATATAGTAGACTTAGTGAGTAATCTATTTATTTTAGCTTTAATTGTTGTTATTGTTTGTACAGTGATTGCCATTATATTTGCAATATTAACAAATAAACTTTCAAAATTTGTTGGTATTATATTTATTTTACTGGGACTTGTGACAGTTCTTACACTCAATTGGATAACAGCTATACTTTGGTTAGTAGCAGGTATATTGTTATTAGTAAGAAAAAAACAAAAATCTTATGATCGCTATCAACCAGCTAAAGGAAATAGAAAAAAAGAACAAGCAAAGCATCATCATAACAATCAAAAACGTAATACTGAAACTACATATCATGAAGAGGATGATCATAAATCAGAAGAACAAGATAAAGCACCAACACAATTAAGTAGGAAAGCACGTTATAAAAAATAG
- a CDS encoding acyltransferase family protein, with protein MKTYTSVIFWMRTIACLSIVLIHSITTTFSKMDFLGHGTAIRVFQLMLMFSTPLFVFISEFLLAKNYQVKTKPGFFKNKLIYLGIPYIIINIGIALFYFESKTFDQFMTHLGDTMFHGGAVTYFIVIIFQFYILHILFAKYLIKWKPVPVIIGAVIFATIYWAFRQYAPQSEHPILGLFWEREGWMLFLGWISYFLLGFYTGIYYETFMKKIKKYTWPIIIGAIIATSILVDNYLFGISTWVESKRFDIPFYVKMVILVFFLFASYVKYVPKFILFISNYSFCIYLIHYFFVHELGLLRAASSLRNIAFNFIITLTVSICLAYIFNLSKYGKFIVGGIGHIKYDKVYESYKHGKMD; from the coding sequence ATGAAAACATATACGTCAGTTATATTTTGGATGCGCACGATAGCTTGTTTAAGTATTGTTCTCATTCATTCTATTACAACTACATTTAGCAAAATGGATTTTCTAGGTCATGGAACTGCAATCAGAGTATTTCAATTAATGCTTATGTTCAGTACCCCATTATTTGTATTCATTTCAGAATTCTTATTAGCTAAAAATTATCAAGTCAAAACAAAACCAGGATTTTTTAAGAATAAATTAATTTATTTAGGTATCCCCTATATAATCATTAACATTGGTATTGCACTATTCTATTTTGAATCCAAAACATTCGATCAATTCATGACACATCTGGGAGACACAATGTTCCATGGTGGTGCAGTGACATATTTCATTGTTATTATTTTCCAATTCTATATATTACATATACTTTTTGCAAAATATCTCATTAAATGGAAACCTGTCCCAGTGATTATTGGTGCCGTTATCTTTGCTACAATTTATTGGGCATTTAGACAATATGCACCACAGTCAGAACATCCAATCCTTGGTCTATTCTGGGAAAGAGAAGGCTGGATGCTCTTTTTAGGATGGATTAGTTACTTCTTACTTGGCTTTTACACTGGTATCTACTATGAAACTTTCATGAAGAAGATTAAAAAATATACTTGGCCAATTATTATTGGCGCAATAATAGCAACATCTATATTAGTCGATAACTATTTGTTTGGCATTAGCACGTGGGTAGAATCAAAACGCTTTGATATACCTTTTTATGTAAAGATGGTTATTCTAGTCTTTTTCTTATTCGCTTCATATGTTAAATACGTACCAAAATTCATTTTATTTATAAGTAACTATTCTTTCTGTATCTACTTAATACATTACTTCTTCGTCCACGAATTAGGTTTGTTAAGAGCAGCTAGTTCACTTAGAAATATTGCTTTCAATTTCATTATCACGTTAACCGTGTCCATTTGTTTAGCTTATATATTCAATTTGTCAAAATATGGTAAGTTTATCGTTGGTGGTATTGGCCATATAAAATATGACAAAGTATACGAAAGTTATAAACACGGTAAAATGGACTAA
- the pruA gene encoding L-glutamate gamma-semialdehyde dehydrogenase, producing the protein MVVNYHNEPSIDFTDSKNVESFKEALKKVKGELNQKIPLVINGEEKFTKDTYQSINPANTTEVIAEVSKATQKDVDDAFEAANEAYKSWKRWSHKDRAEFLIRVAAIIRRRKEEISAVMVYEAGKPWDEAVGDAAEGIDFIEYYARSMMELADGKPVLDREGEHNKYFYKPIGTGVTIPPWNFPFAIMAGTTLAPVVAGNTVLLKPAEDTPLTAYKLMEILEEAGLPKGVVNFVPGDPKEIGDYLVDSVHTHFVTFTGSRATGTRIFERAAKVQDGQQFLKRVIAEMGGKDAIVVDKDIDTDLAAESIVSSAFGFSGQKCSACSRAIVHKDVYDEVLEKAVALTKNLTVGNTENNTYMGPVINQKQFDKIKNYIEIGSKEGKLKQGGGTDDATGYFVEPTIIANLKSSDQIMQEEIFGPVVGFVKGKDFEELLEIANDTDYGLTGAVITNNRENWIEAVESYDVGNLYLNRGCTSAVVGYHPFGGFKMSGTDAKTGSPDYLLNFLEQKVVSEMF; encoded by the coding sequence ATGGTAGTCAATTATCACAATGAACCAAGCATAGATTTTACAGATAGTAAGAATGTTGAATCATTTAAAGAAGCATTAAAGAAAGTTAAAGGTGAATTAAATCAAAAAATTCCTTTAGTTATTAATGGAGAAGAGAAATTCACAAAAGATACGTATCAGTCTATCAATCCTGCAAATACAACTGAAGTGATTGCAGAAGTTTCAAAAGCAACTCAAAAAGATGTGGATGACGCATTTGAAGCAGCTAATGAAGCTTATAAATCTTGGAAACGATGGTCACACAAAGACCGTGCTGAATTTTTAATTAGAGTTGCAGCTATTATTAGACGTCGTAAAGAAGAAATCTCAGCAGTAATGGTTTATGAAGCAGGTAAACCATGGGATGAAGCGGTCGGCGATGCTGCAGAAGGTATTGACTTCATTGAATATTATGCAAGATCAATGATGGAACTTGCTGATGGTAAACCAGTATTAGATAGAGAAGGAGAACATAATAAATATTTCTACAAACCTATCGGTACAGGCGTAACCATCCCACCATGGAATTTCCCGTTTGCAATTATGGCAGGAACAACATTAGCACCTGTAGTTGCAGGAAATACAGTACTTTTAAAACCAGCGGAAGATACACCATTAACGGCATATAAATTAATGGAAATTTTAGAAGAAGCTGGATTACCAAAAGGTGTTGTGAATTTTGTACCAGGTGATCCTAAAGAAATTGGCGATTATCTTGTTGATAGTGTACACACGCATTTCGTTACATTTACAGGTTCTCGTGCAACAGGTACTAGAATTTTTGAGAGAGCAGCCAAAGTACAAGACGGACAGCAATTCTTAAAACGCGTGATTGCTGAAATGGGCGGTAAAGATGCTATTGTAGTGGATAAAGACATTGATACAGATTTAGCTGCAGAATCAATCGTATCGTCTGCTTTTGGTTTCTCTGGTCAAAAATGTTCAGCTTGTTCACGTGCCATTGTACACAAAGATGTATATGATGAAGTTTTAGAAAAAGCTGTTGCATTAACTAAAAACTTAACTGTAGGCAATACGGAAAATAACACGTATATGGGACCAGTTATTAATCAAAAACAATTTGATAAAATTAAAAATTATATTGAAATTGGTAGTAAAGAAGGCAAGTTAAAACAAGGTGGCGGTACAGATGATGCTACTGGATACTTTGTAGAGCCTACTATTATAGCAAACCTTAAATCGAGCGACCAAATTATGCAAGAAGAAATCTTTGGACCGGTTGTAGGTTTTGTTAAAGGTAAAGACTTTGAAGAATTATTAGAAATTGCGAATGATACAGATTATGGTTTAACAGGTGCTGTGATCACAAATAATCGCGAAAACTGGATAGAAGCCGTTGAATCATACGATGTTGGTAACTTATATCTGAACCGTGGTTGTACATCTGCAGTTGTTGGATATCACCCATTCGGTGGTTTCAAAATGTCAGGTACAGATGCTAAAACAGGAAGTCCAGACTACTTATTAAACTTCTTAGAACAAAAAGTAGTTTCAGAAATGTTTTAA
- a CDS encoding TetR/AcrR family transcriptional regulator, with translation MNEKDLRVIKTKRALSTSLYVLLEKHAFSNITVNQICNEALTHRTTFYKHFYDKYDLLIYLITEITKNYFSMDIKDRINNPFSVMERTLNDINELKRVGDKQCDDKEFERTISNYFIKILQNDIKENEHRISVDASVPTELIFYVYGTSLYGFMEWIRDNDIQLSAHEIDVLFQKLINIKVEDV, from the coding sequence ATGAATGAAAAAGATTTACGAGTCATTAAAACCAAACGCGCTTTATCCACAAGCCTATATGTCTTGCTTGAGAAACATGCATTTTCAAACATCACGGTAAACCAAATTTGTAATGAAGCACTCACACATCGAACGACATTCTATAAACACTTCTATGATAAATACGATTTGCTTATTTATTTAATTACAGAAATCACAAAAAATTATTTCTCTATGGATATTAAAGATCGTATCAATAATCCCTTTAGTGTTATGGAAAGAACTTTAAATGATATTAACGAGTTGAAACGTGTTGGTGATAAACAATGCGATGATAAAGAATTCGAGCGTACGATCAGTAATTATTTCATCAAAATATTGCAAAATGATATTAAAGAAAATGAACATCGCATTTCAGTAGACGCAAGCGTTCCAACAGAATTGATATTTTATGTTTATGGAACGAGTTTATATGGTTTTATGGAATGGATACGAGATAATGATATTCAACTTAGCGCACATGAAATCGACGTACTCTTCCAAAAATTAATCAATATCAAGGTTGAAGATGTTTAA
- a CDS encoding MMPL family transporter: MAKFLYKLGSFVAKHKWWSVVAWVIILAAIIIPLTVSAPKFDNDITMNGLQSLDTNEKIEDEFNQDSEKAQIRVVFKSDSDNGIVKQDMTKDIKDTLKDIKDDDKDIKNITDPYENRQISKDKTTAFADINYDISATSMTQDGKDNVQDKVDKLEDDHNVQVELMGTGMENTEIGGSSELIGIIVAFVVLLITFGSFIAAGMPIISALLGLGTGVGIISLLTYAFDIPNVTLTLAVMIGLAVGIDYALFILFRYRQIVKTESNHIKAVGLAVGTAGSAVIFAGVTVIIAVCGLSLVGIDFLAIMGYASAISVLVAVISALTLLPALISIFHKQIKPKKTKSEFDNDVDTKWSKFVVGKPLAAVLIGLIILVVAAIPISNMRLGIPDDGMKPADSTQKKAYDIVSDKFGEGYNGQIAMLVNVKDKNDNPQALQKDLQDMTKDIDKKDNVDMVTPPQLSKNKDYALIAVIPEKGPNAESTNDLVHDLRDYNDDAKDKYGFKTEVSGQSVINIDMSQKLNEAIPLFAGVIVALAFILLMIVFRSIIIPLKAVLGFVLSLVATLGFTTLIMQEGFMSGLFGVDTTGPLLAFLPVITIGLLFGLAMDYEVFLMSRIHEEYSKTRNNEHSIKVGIKESGPVVVAAALIMFSVFIAFVFQDDVMIKSMGIALGFGVLFDAFVVRLLLIPALTQLFGKASWYIPGWLNRILPHVDIEGHALQDKMPSKPEAKQNQNASKEQYDRSFSIATSNDNRDNKNVITTDAQTKALYDQIAQQSTNQHFLYEALKAYQGKADNDADKRHEATSKLNEDSELQDKALMSLLSKQSDNISELNALIEKLVKK; encoded by the coding sequence TTGGCAAAGTTTTTATACAAGTTAGGATCATTTGTGGCCAAACATAAATGGTGGAGTGTCGTTGCGTGGGTTATTATACTTGCTGCAATTATTATCCCGCTTACAGTAAGTGCACCTAAATTTGATAACGATATCACAATGAATGGTTTGCAATCACTTGATACTAATGAAAAAATTGAAGATGAATTTAATCAAGACAGTGAGAAGGCTCAAATAAGGGTTGTATTTAAAAGCGATTCCGATAATGGCATCGTTAAACAAGATATGACAAAAGATATCAAGGATACATTGAAAGACATCAAAGATGATGACAAAGATATTAAAAACATTACCGATCCATACGAAAACAGACAAATAAGTAAAGATAAAACGACAGCTTTTGCAGATATTAATTATGATATCTCTGCGACGTCTATGACACAAGATGGCAAGGATAATGTGCAAGATAAAGTCGATAAATTAGAAGATGACCATAATGTCCAAGTTGAATTGATGGGTACAGGTATGGAAAACACAGAAATTGGCGGTTCTTCTGAATTAATCGGAATTATTGTAGCGTTTGTTGTGCTTCTCATTACATTTGGTTCATTTATTGCGGCTGGTATGCCAATTATTAGTGCATTACTTGGCTTAGGTACAGGTGTAGGTATTATTTCGTTACTTACATATGCTTTCGATATCCCTAATGTAACACTAACATTAGCGGTAATGATTGGCTTAGCCGTAGGTATAGATTACGCTTTATTTATATTATTTAGATACCGTCAGATTGTTAAGACGGAATCGAATCATATTAAAGCAGTTGGTTTAGCAGTAGGTACTGCAGGAAGTGCCGTTATCTTTGCTGGGGTAACTGTAATTATAGCTGTTTGTGGTTTATCGTTAGTTGGCATTGATTTCCTAGCTATCATGGGTTATGCCTCCGCAATCAGTGTGCTTGTAGCGGTTATTAGTGCGTTGACATTGTTACCAGCTTTAATCAGTATTTTCCATAAACAAATCAAACCGAAAAAAACAAAATCAGAATTTGACAATGATGTAGACACAAAATGGTCTAAATTTGTCGTTGGTAAACCATTAGCTGCTGTACTTATAGGACTTATTATATTAGTCGTAGCTGCAATACCAATTAGTAATATGAGATTGGGTATTCCAGATGATGGTATGAAACCAGCAGATAGTACGCAGAAGAAAGCGTATGATATTGTATCCGATAAATTTGGCGAAGGCTATAACGGTCAAATTGCCATGCTTGTGAATGTTAAAGATAAGAATGATAACCCACAAGCATTACAAAAAGATTTACAAGATATGACGAAAGATATCGATAAAAAAGATAATGTTGATATGGTGACACCACCACAATTGAGTAAAAACAAAGATTATGCCTTAATTGCGGTAATTCCAGAAAAAGGACCTAACGCAGAATCTACAAATGATTTAGTTCATGATTTAAGAGATTATAATGATGATGCTAAAGATAAATATGGCTTCAAGACAGAAGTGTCAGGACAAAGTGTCATCAATATAGACATGTCTCAAAAATTAAATGAAGCGATTCCGTTATTTGCAGGTGTTATCGTAGCATTAGCGTTTATCTTGTTAATGATTGTATTCCGTTCAATTATTATTCCACTTAAAGCGGTATTAGGCTTTGTACTTTCATTAGTCGCAACACTAGGCTTTACAACTTTAATTATGCAAGAAGGATTTATGTCTGGCTTATTCGGTGTGGATACGACTGGACCATTACTTGCATTCTTACCTGTTATAACTATAGGTCTGTTATTTGGTTTAGCAATGGACTATGAAGTGTTCTTAATGTCACGTATCCATGAAGAATACAGTAAGACACGCAATAATGAACACTCAATTAAAGTTGGTATTAAAGAAAGTGGCCCAGTTGTTGTCGCTGCCGCATTAATTATGTTCAGTGTGTTTATCGCCTTTGTATTCCAAGATGACGTGATGATTAAATCCATGGGTATTGCACTTGGATTTGGTGTATTATTTGATGCATTTGTCGTACGTTTATTATTAATACCAGCATTAACACAATTGTTTGGTAAAGCATCTTGGTACATTCCTGGTTGGTTAAATAGAATCTTACCGCATGTTGATATTGAAGGACATGCATTACAAGATAAAATGCCTTCAAAACCAGAAGCGAAACAAAATCAAAATGCATCGAAAGAACAGTATGATCGTTCATTTAGTATTGCAACTTCAAATGATAACCGTGACAACAAAAATGTGATTACTACTGACGCACAAACTAAAGCTTTATATGATCAAATTGCTCAACAGTCTACGAATCAACATTTCTTATATGAAGCATTAAAAGCTTATCAAGGTAAGGCAGATAATGATGCTGATAAACGTCATGAAGCAACTTCTAAATTAAATGAAGATTCAGAGCTACAAGATAAAGCATTGATGTCACTCTTATCAAAACAAAGTGACAATATCAGTGAATTAAATGCATTGATAGAAAAACTTGTTAAAAAATAA
- the aryK gene encoding transcriptional regulator AryK has product MRELYNVEFNKNFNNLTDLEEGLRIVLVLNGMMKVINGDSVTNYQKGEVFLINHRASCRFSTHKDTLYLSIQLTESYLKQYMNDYKDKAFILNKNTLQEVIYQQIVNAVAKIGIVYIRKGEFYRLYIEQQLIDLIFIMMRYLPTTNIQAQMPLVADDRLAYICEYIDKHFTESIKLTEMADMVGLSDAYLSKLFKQKKGVGFNQYVNHVRLEQCKNDLIYTNEPITQIAYKNGFSNSNALLKYFKAETTYTPSNYRLKFQMKEQHIKVDDCPTTTTYQSYLYYLSLLIDQNIGDIVQSPDAQKVIDITLQNDGKSISHYQHVIQVGYLETILTHRVRRQLIEVKTMLGLDHILIKDPIQQGRINHSEIESDEMIPNIHPYMQVDESINFLIKHQIGLGIELTPPRSTINFTQYYQELTYLLEHIFNGLPNNNLLKFVVYIDCKQDSIFNQLVALFKYYFTNVQIVLNVDIGKLEAPHKAKRILEQSDSIVDRIAFSANQNDMIDFQSIESQQYELAKRHIYEQFNKVVETLELQQSSISFILLNWNTLTGDTHLTNGEYFRAGIIFEQLIEMNDRIQMIGYWLNYELHEQFKLKDSSAQLTGIELYHQFDGKRPAFFTSAFYRKLFDQVLYQSENCMVVGSPDHFQIVMWDAEHYNPYYILNHHAQYLNHKEYQINIINAHPGTYKIKHMTLDKNNGALYTVWQHYNTRYGMDEETIAYVNRISYPKMDISEVKVNDTITYHLKLLTNAIQIIEFKKYLC; this is encoded by the coding sequence ATGAGAGAACTATATAATGTGGAATTTAATAAAAATTTTAATAACCTTACAGATTTAGAAGAAGGGTTACGCATTGTGCTCGTACTAAACGGTATGATGAAAGTGATTAATGGAGACTCTGTGACAAACTATCAAAAAGGCGAAGTATTTCTGATTAATCATAGAGCGTCATGTCGATTTTCAACTCATAAAGATACATTATATCTTTCAATTCAATTAACGGAATCATACTTAAAACAGTATATGAATGATTATAAAGATAAAGCATTTATTTTAAATAAAAATACTTTGCAAGAAGTCATTTACCAACAAATTGTGAATGCAGTTGCTAAAATAGGCATTGTCTATATTAGAAAAGGTGAATTCTACCGTTTATATATCGAACAACAACTCATAGATTTAATATTTATCATGATGCGGTATTTACCAACTACCAATATACAAGCACAAATGCCATTGGTAGCAGATGACAGGTTAGCATATATTTGCGAATATATTGATAAACATTTTACTGAATCGATTAAACTCACTGAGATGGCAGACATGGTTGGACTTAGCGATGCTTATTTATCTAAATTGTTTAAGCAAAAAAAGGGCGTTGGATTTAATCAATATGTGAATCATGTGCGCCTTGAACAGTGTAAAAATGATTTAATTTACACGAATGAACCCATTACACAAATCGCATATAAAAATGGCTTTAGTAACTCTAACGCATTATTAAAGTACTTTAAAGCTGAAACAACATACACGCCATCGAACTACCGACTTAAATTTCAAATGAAAGAACAACATATAAAAGTAGATGATTGTCCTACCACAACAACGTATCAATCTTATTTATATTATTTATCTTTATTGATTGATCAAAATATTGGAGATATTGTTCAATCACCCGATGCACAAAAAGTAATTGATATCACATTACAAAATGACGGGAAATCCATTTCCCACTATCAACACGTTATTCAAGTTGGCTATCTCGAAACAATCCTGACACATCGCGTTAGAAGACAGTTAATTGAAGTGAAGACCATGTTAGGATTAGACCATATACTTATCAAAGATCCCATTCAACAGGGACGTATTAATCATTCGGAAATTGAGAGTGATGAAATGATTCCCAATATACATCCTTACATGCAAGTGGATGAATCAATTAATTTTTTAATAAAACATCAAATTGGTTTAGGCATCGAACTTACGCCACCTAGAAGTACGATTAATTTCACCCAATATTATCAAGAATTGACTTACCTTTTAGAACATATTTTTAATGGCTTACCAAATAATAATTTATTGAAATTTGTAGTTTATATTGATTGTAAGCAAGATTCAATATTTAATCAGCTGGTTGCTCTTTTTAAATATTATTTTACAAATGTGCAAATTGTGCTCAATGTGGACATAGGGAAATTAGAAGCGCCTCATAAAGCGAAACGAATTTTAGAACAATCAGACAGTATTGTTGATCGCATTGCTTTTTCAGCCAATCAGAATGATATGATTGATTTTCAATCTATAGAAAGTCAGCAATATGAATTAGCGAAACGACATATTTACGAACAATTTAATAAGGTTGTTGAAACATTAGAGCTTCAGCAAAGTTCTATCTCGTTTATATTATTAAATTGGAATACGTTGACTGGAGATACACATTTAACGAATGGAGAGTATTTTAGAGCGGGTATCATATTTGAACAGTTAATTGAAATGAATGACAGAATTCAAATGATCGGTTATTGGCTGAATTATGAGCTGCATGAACAATTTAAATTAAAAGATTCAAGTGCACAACTCACTGGTATTGAGTTATATCATCAATTTGATGGAAAAAGGCCGGCCTTTTTTACAAGTGCCTTTTATAGAAAACTGTTCGATCAAGTGTTATATCAAAGTGAAAATTGTATGGTTGTTGGTTCACCTGACCATTTTCAAATTGTCATGTGGGATGCGGAACATTATAATCCATATTATATATTGAATCATCATGCACAATATTTAAATCATAAGGAATATCAGATTAATATCATCAATGCACATCCTGGAACATACAAAATTAAGCATATGACCTTAGATAAAAATAACGGGGCATTATATACAGTTTGGCAACATTATAATACGCGATATGGTATGGATGAAGAAACCATTGCTTATGTTAATCGCATCTCATATCCGAAAATGGACATTAGTGAAGTGAAAGTCAATGATACAATCACATATCACTTGAAATTGTTAACGAATGCTATCCAAATTATAGAGTTTAAAAAATATCTATGTTGA
- a CDS encoding MFS transporter yields MTQQGNTQNYKGDNKLILGIVLGVVTFWLFAQSLLNVVPTLQQSFDSNIGTISIAVSITALFSGMFVVGAGSLADKVGRVSITYIGLWLSIIGSLLIIISNLPLLLIVGRVIQGLSAAAIMPSTLAIMKTYFEGKERQRALSYWSIGSWGGSGLASLFGGMVATFVGWRWIYILSIIIALLAMYLIKGTPETKSESTLKQRFDYSGLILFVIMMLSINVVITQSGTFGITSPLILGLIIIFIVATIIFLKVENRVGNPLIDFKLFNNKAYTGATLSNFLLNGVAGALLVANTFVQQGLGFNAFQTGLLSITYLITVLLMIRVGEKVLQKVGAKKPMLLGTLFNMVGIMLISLTFLPSVIYVVVCIIGYLLYGLGLGFYATPSTDMAISNSPEDKVGVASGIYKMASSLGGAFGIALSGALFGVIASATNVQIGAFAGLWLNVIMALLSLIIIMFMVPATKTKAKC; encoded by the coding sequence ATGACACAACAGGGAAATACACAAAATTATAAAGGGGATAATAAACTCATATTAGGTATTGTGTTAGGCGTTGTTACGTTTTGGTTATTTGCACAATCTTTACTTAATGTGGTCCCAACGTTACAGCAATCTTTTGATAGTAATATTGGAACAATTAGCATTGCAGTTAGTATTACAGCTTTATTTTCAGGTATGTTTGTTGTAGGTGCGGGGAGTCTTGCTGATAAAGTGGGACGCGTAAGTATTACTTATATTGGTTTATGGCTCAGTATTATTGGATCATTATTAATCATTATCAGTAATTTACCACTATTATTAATTGTTGGAAGGGTTATTCAAGGATTGTCTGCGGCTGCTATTATGCCATCAACATTAGCAATTATGAAAACTTATTTTGAAGGAAAAGAGAGACAACGTGCGTTAAGTTACTGGTCTATAGGATCTTGGGGAGGTTCAGGACTAGCATCATTATTTGGAGGTATGGTTGCTACTTTTGTGGGATGGCGCTGGATATATATTTTATCTATTATCATTGCATTATTAGCAATGTATTTAATCAAAGGAACACCCGAAACAAAATCAGAAAGCACACTGAAGCAACGTTTTGATTATAGTGGACTGATATTATTTGTGATTATGATGTTGAGTATTAACGTTGTTATAACGCAAAGTGGAACATTCGGTATCACGTCGCCATTGATTTTAGGTCTTATTATTATATTTATAGTAGCAACAATCATATTCTTAAAAGTTGAAAACAGGGTGGGTAATCCATTAATTGATTTTAAATTATTTAATAATAAAGCATATACAGGTGCCACATTATCTAATTTCTTATTGAATGGTGTTGCAGGTGCACTTTTAGTTGCTAATACATTTGTACAACAAGGACTAGGATTTAATGCATTTCAAACAGGACTGTTATCCATTACTTACTTAATAACTGTGTTATTAATGATCCGTGTAGGTGAGAAAGTATTGCAAAAGGTGGGCGCTAAAAAGCCGATGCTATTAGGGACACTTTTTAATATGGTAGGTATTATGCTCATATCGCTGACATTCTTACCTAGTGTTATTTATGTAGTAGTTTGTATTATTGGTTATTTATTATATGGTTTAGGCTTAGGATTCTATGCGACACCGTCTACAGATATGGCAATTTCTAATTCTCCAGAAGATAAAGTGGGCGTTGCCTCAGGTATATATAAAATGGCATCATCACTTGGTGGTGCATTTGGTATTGCATTATCAGGCGCACTTTTTGGTGTTATAGCAAGTGCAACAAATGTTCAAATTGGTGCATTCGCAGGTCTTTGGTTAAATGTCATTATGGCACTATTATCTTTAATCATTATCATGTTTATGGTGCCAGCTACTAAAACAAAAGCTAAGTGTTAA